AAGGCTTCAGCACGCGCCTGGGGCCGCGCGCCGGCTACCTGCATCGCGATGCGGTGCATCGCCGCGTGCGCCAGCGCCGCGGTGCGCGGATGGCCGCGCTCACTTCCGGCGGCACCATTCCCGAGACCGGCGACTACAGCGTGGTGCTGGAGCCGCAGGCGCAGACCATCGGCACGGTCAACGAGGATTTCGCGGTGGAGAGCCTGGGCGGCGACGTGTTCCAGCTCGGCAACGCCAGCTACCGCATCCTGCGCGTGGAAGCGGGGCGGGTGCGGGTGGAGGACGCGCGCGGCGCGCCGCCCAATATCCCGTTCTGGATCGGCGAAGCGCCGGGGCGCAGCGATGCGTTGTCGCTGGGCGTGTCGCGGCTGCGTGCCGAACTCGAACAGGCGCTGCAGCAGGGCGGGGCGACCCAGGCGCTGCAGTGGCTGTGTGGTCCGCTGGCGCTGGACGCGGCCGCTGCGCAGCAGATCGTCGATTACCTGGGCCGCGCGCATGCGGCGCTGGGCGCCTTGCCGACCCAGCAATGCATCGTGCTGGAACGCTTTTTCGATGCCACCGGCGGCACCCAACTGGTGATCCACAGCGTCTACGGCAGCCGCATCAACCGCGCCTGGGGCCTGGCCCTGCGCAAGCGCTTCTGCCGTACCTTCAATTTCGAACTGCAGGCGGCGGCGACCGAGGACGCGATCGTGCTGTCGCTGTCGACCCGGCACAGCTTCGCCCTGGACGAGGTGGCGCGTTACCTGCGCGCCGCCTCGGCGCTGGACGTGCTGGTGCAGGCGCTGCTGGACGCGCCGTTGTTCGGCGTGCGCTGGCGTTGGAACGCCACCAACGCGCTGGCGCTGCCGCGCTTCACCGGCGGGCGCAAGGTCGCGCCGCAACTGCAGCGGATGAAGTCCGAGGACTTGCTGGCCACGGTGTTCCCCGACCAGGTGGCCTGCGCGGAGAACCTGGTCGGCGAGCGCGAGATTCCCGAGCATCCGCTGGTGGCGCAGACCCTGCGCGATTGCCTGGACGAGGCGATGGACAGCGCCGGTTGGCTGCAGCTGCTGCACGGCATCGAGGCCGGCGCCGTGCGCGTGCTGGCGCGCGAGCTGACCGCGCCATCGCCGCTGGCGGCCGAGGCCCTGGAGGCGCGGCCCTACGCCTTCCTCGACGATGCACCGCTGGAGGAACGACGGACCCAGGCGGTGCAGAGCCGCCGCTACCAGGATCCGGACAGCGCCGACGATCTCGGCCAGTTGGACCTGCAGGCGATCGCCGCGGTGCGCGAGGAGGCCTGGCCGCAGCCGCGCAGCCGCGACGAGATGCACGAAGCGCTGCTCACGCTCGGCGTGGTGAGCGCGGACGAGGCCGCTGCGCAGCCGCAGTGGCGGCAGTGGCTGGAGGAACTGGCCGTCGACGCGCGCGCCACCTGCCTGCACGGCGTCGACGGCGCCACGGCGGCGCTGTGGGTGGCGGCCGAGGCGCTGGCGGCGGTGGCGCCGCTGTACCCGCAGGCCAGTGCGCAGCCGCCCATCGCCATTCCTGCGGGCTATGCGATCGCCGACTGGGACCGCGACAGCGCGTTGCGCGAGTTGATGCGCTGGCGCTTGGCCGGGCTGGGGCCGGTCACCGCGCCCGCGCTGGCCGGGCCGCTGCACTTGCCGCTGCGCGAGGTGCAGGCGGGACTGCTGGCGCTGCAGCAGGATGGCTATGTGTTGGGCGGGCGCTTCAGCGCCGATGCCGACGGCGAGGAATGGTGCGAGCGCCATCTGCTGGCACGGATCCACCGCTACACCCTCGGCCGCCTGCGCCGCGAGATCGAACCGGTGGCGCCGCGCGACTACGCGCGTTTCCTGTTCCGCTGGCAGCACCTAGACGCGGAAGGGCAGGTCGCCGGCGCCGAGGCCATGGGTGCGGTGCTGACACAGTTGGAGGGCGTGGAGGCCGCGGCGCCGCTGTGGGAGGCGGAGCTGTTGCCGGCGCGGGTGCGCGACTACCGCCCGGCGTGGCTGGACGAGGCCTGCAGCGCCGGACGCACGCTGTGGACGCGGCTGCGCCCCGGCGCCGGCGGCGCCGCACCGACGCTGCGCAGCACGCCGATCCTGCTGCTGCCGCGGCGCAGCGCCGGCCACTGGTCGCGGCTGTCGCCAGCGCCGGAAGCCGGCGCGCTGGGCTCGCGCGCGCGCAAGGTGGCCGACCATCTCGAGGCGCACGGCGCCTCGTTCTTCGACGAGATCGCCGAGGCGACGCGCCTGCTGTCCACCGAACTGGAGGCGGCGCTGGCCGAGCTGGTCGCCGCCGGCCGGGTCCATTGCGACAGCTACGCCGGCCTGCGCGCCCTGCTGGTGCCGCCCTCGAAGCGTCCCTCGGCGCTGTCGCGGCGGCGGCCGCGCATGGCGCTGTACGGCGGCATCCAGGACGCCGGACGCTGGGCCGTACTGCGTGCCGACGCCGAGGCCGACGACCCGGCCGCACGCAGCGAGGCGGTCGAGCATGTCGCACGGACGCTGCTGCGCCGCTACGGCGTGGTCTGCTGGCGCCTGCTCGAGCGCGAGGCGGCGTGGCTGCCGCCATGGCGCGAACTGCTGCGCGTCTACCATCGGCTGGAGGCGCGCGGCGAGATCCGCGGTGGGCGCTTCATCGACGGCCTGTCCGGCGAGCAGTTCGCCCTGCCCGAGGCGATAGGCCTGCTGCGGCAACTCCGCCGCCAGCCCGGTGACGGCAAGTGGCTGTGCGTGGCCGCCGCCGATCCGGCCAATCTGCTCGGCAGCGTGTTGCCCGGCACGCGGGTGCCGCGGCTTGCGGGCGCGCGCGTGCTGTACCGCGACGGCGTGCCGATGGCGAGCTGGGTCGGCGAGCGCTTCGAGCCGCTGCAGGACATGAATGCCGAGGAGCATGCGCATGCGCGGCGGCTGTTGCGCGGTGGCGCTGCGGCGGAACGGCGCACGCTTGTGGCACTGCAGATGGCGTGAAGGCAATGCGCCGCGCCCGCCCGCCGCGATGGCGCTTGTGACATATCGGCGCTGCTTTCACATTCTGTCTACAAATTAAAGGGGTTGGTATCCCACTTTGGCTCCGGTGCAAAACCGGGGGGTTCTGCCTTTGCAGAACAAGTGCGGCATCGGTGCGGTGCGACCCGCGCCTGCTCGTCTGCGCGTTGAGCACCGCAGCGCAATGCCTCTTGCGCATTCACGAATGTCGCGAAAGCGCTTGTCTTATGCGGGATTCCGCAATTTTCACGCGATTTAAAGGCGCCCTCGATTGCGCCGATAGCCCTCACGCATGACGTTGCAGCGCAGCGGTCCTCTGGCGACTCAGTCAGAGGCATCGCTCCGCGAGGCGCCGCGACACGCAGCCGGACGCATCGCCCGGCGCAGGCGGACACACACAAATCGGGGTACACACCATGTTGGGCAATATGAAAATCGGGGTCAGGCTGACGGCGGCATTCCTGATCGTGGCGGCGATCGGCGCCTGCATCGGCTGGGTCGGCATCCGCAACTCGGGCCGGATCAACGACTACGCCACCGCGCTGTACGAGCGCGAGCTGCTCGGCCTGTCGCACCTCAAAGAGGCCAACATCAATCTGATCAATGCCGGCCGCGCGCGCGCCAACCTGCAGTTGGCCAGCACCGCGGAAGACCGCGCCAAGCACGTGGCCAATATCGACAAGTACACCGCCAATGTGGTCGAGCACATGGACAAGGCTAGGACCTCGTTCGACGACCCGGCGACGCTGGCCAAGCTGGCGCGCTTCGACCAGGTGTGGAAGACCTACCTGGAGCGGCGCGGCCAGTTCGTCGAGTCGGTGATGCGCGAGCCGCTCCCGGAAGGCAACGCGCAGCTCGCGGAACTCTCCAAGGGCGTGCGCAGCAGCTCCGACGAACTGGATGCGCTGATGTCGGAACTGGGCGAGATCAAGGAGGCCAATGCCTCCAAGGCCAACGATGTCACCGACGAAATCTACGCCAGCAGCACCCGCACCATGCTCGCCATCGTGATCGGCGGCGTGCTGCTCGGCGTGGGCCTGGGCGTGTTCATCAGCCGCAGCGTGACCCGGCCGATCGGCAAGGCGGTCAGCGTGGCCAATGCGCTGTCCGAGGGCGACCTGAGCATGTCGATCGAGGTGCGCGGCCGCGACGAGACCGCGCAGTTGCTGCTGGCGATGCAGCGCATGGTCGAGAAACTGCAGCAGGTGGTCGGCGAGGTCAACGCCAGTGCGCAGAGCCTGGCCGGCGCGTCGGAGGAAGTCAGCGCCACCGCGCAGTCGCTGAGCCAGGCCTCGACCGAGCAGGCCGCCAGCGTCGAAGAGACCAGCGCCTCGCTGGAGCAGATGACCGCCTCGATCGCGCAGAACACCGACAACGCCAAGGTGACCGACGGCATGGCCGCGCAGGCGGCCCGCGAAACCCTGGAAGGCGGCGAGGCGGTGGTGGCCACGGTGGCGGCGATGAAGCAGATCGCGCACAAGATCGGCATCATCGACGACATCGCCTACCAGACCAACCTGTTGGCGTTGAATGCGGCGATCGAGGCCGCGCGCGCCGGCGAGCACGGCAAGGGCTTCGCCGTGGTCGCCGCGGAAGTGCGCAAGCTCGCCGAGCGCAGCCAAGTCGCCGCGCAGGAGATCGGCGAGGTCGCCGGTTCCAGCGTGGAGCTGGCCGAGCGCGCCGGGCAATTGCTGGAGACCATCGTGCCGAGCATCAAGAAGACCTCGGACTTGGTGCAGGAAATCGCTGCCGCCTCGCAGGAGCAGTCCTCCGGCGTCACCCAGATCAACGTGGCGGTGGTGCAGCTGAGCCAGATCACCCAGCAGAACGCCACCGCCTCCGAAGAGTTGGCCGCCACCGCCGAATCGATGAGCACGCAGGCCGTGCAGTTGCAGGAAAGCATGGCCTTCTTCCAACTGTCGGCCGCCGCGCGCCGCGCCACGCAGACGCTGGACGAAAGCGAAGCGCCGCTGCCGCTGCGCGCGGCCGGTTCGCGCTGGGCGCCGCGTGCCACCTCCGCTACCGCGCGTCGCCCGGGCGCAAGCAGCCGCGATCGCGGCGAAGCGTTGCTGGGCCGCGCCTGATCCATTCCCTGGCGGCGCCGGTCGCGCCGCCAGTTCCGTGTCGCTGTCGTTGTCACAACTGCCCCATTGTCGGGAGAGTGCCGTGCTGAAGAATCTCAAGATCGCCACCAAACTCTACGGCGGTTTCGCCGTGGTCCTGTGCATCCTGCTGGCCTTGGCCGGCGTGGCCTACTTCAACGTGTCCGCGTTGTCGCAGGCCAATTACTGGAACACCCACACCTACAAGGTGATCGCCGAAGTCGATGCTGCGCTCAGCAGCCTGATCAACATCGAGACCGGCACGCGCGGCTTCTCGCTGACCGGCGAGGACGCGTTCCTGCAGCCCTACCGCGACGGCGTCGCCAGCTTCGACAGCCACCTGCGCACCGCGCAGGAACTGACCGCGGACAATCCCAAGCAGCAGGAGCGCCTGAACGCGCTGAAGCAGACCCAGGCGCAATGGCTCAGCCAGGCGGTGCATCCTCAGATCGCGCTGCGCAAGGACGTCAACCAGGGCCAAGCCACGATGGAGGCCTTGGCCGCTTCGGTGCGCGCTTCCAAGGGCAAGGCCTACATGGACGCGATGCGCGACCGCATGGCCGAAGTGCGCCGCGCCGAGAGCGAGTTGCTGGCCGTGCGCGCGGCCGAGGCCGAGCAACTGCAGCAGCGCACCAACCTCACCCTGATCGTGGGTAGTCTGATCGCGGCGCTGTGCGCGTCGGCGATCGGTTTCCTGATCGCGCGGTCGCTGATGAGCGAACTCGGCGGCGAGCCGAGCACGGTGATGGAAGTGGCCTCGCGGATCGCCCGCGGCGATCTCACCGTGCAGGTGCCGACCCGCCCCAACGACACCACCAGCGCGATGGTGGCGCTGCAGACGATGGTCGAGCGTCTGGCGGACGTGGTGGGCGAGGTCAATACCAGTGCGCAATCGCTGGCCGGTTCGTCCGAGGAAGTCAGCGCCACCGCACAGTCGCTGAGCCAGGCCGCCACCGAGCAGGCCTCCGGCGTGGAGGAAACCAGTGCGTCGCTGGAGCAGATGACCGCGTCCATCGCGCAGAACACCGACAACGCCAAGGTCACCGAGGGCATGTCGGCGCAGGCGGCCAAGGAAGCGGTGGAGGGTGGTGAGGCGGTACTGGCCTCGACCCATGCGATGAAGCAGATCGCGCAGAAGATCGGCATCATCGACGACATCGCCTACCAGACCAACCTGCTGGCGTTGAATGCGGCGATCGAGGCCGCGCGCGCTGGCGAGCACGGCAAGGGTTTCGCGGTGGTGGCGGCGGAAGTGCGCAAGCTGGCCGAGCGCAGCCAGGTCGCCGCGCAGGAGATCGGCGAAGTCGCCGCCAGCAGCGTGGGCCTGGCCGATCGCGCCGGCAACCTGCTCGGCACCATCGTGCCCAGCATCAAGAAGACCTCGGATCTGGTGCAGGAGATCGCCTCGGCCTCGCAGGAGCAGTCCTCCGGCGTCACCCAGATCAACCTGGCGGTGTCCCAGCTCAGCCAGGCCACGCAGCAGAACGCCGCGGCCTCCGAGCAACTGGCGGCGACCGCCGAACAGATGAGCACCCAGGCCGAATCGTTGCAGCAGGCGATGGGATTCTTCCGCCTCAACCGCGAACAGGACCTGGCCGCACCACGCCGCGCTGCGCCGGTGACGCCCAGGCCGGCCGCCACCCGGCCGCTGCGCAACGCCGGCAAGGGCCTGCGCCCGCGCGCGCGGCCGGTGCCGGCCTACGCGCTGGCGGATGCGCCGGACGAAGGCCAGTTCGTCAACTTCTGAAGGGGAACACCATGCACAACAATCGCTACGAGACCGCGGCCGGAGACACGCCGCAGAGCGGCTGCCAGTTCCTGACCTTCCAGCTGGATCGCGAACTGTTCGGGCTCAACATCGCCGGCATCCACGAGATCATCGAGTACCGCACGCCGACCCCGGTGCCGACCATGCCGGCCTGCGTGCGCGGGGTGATCAACCTGCGTGGGGCGGTGGTGCCTGTGGTGGACCTGCAGTCGCGGCTCGGCCGCGCGCCCAGCCAGGTCACCCGGCGCAGTTGCATCGTCATCGCCACCGCCGCCACCGACGAGGGCGGCGGCGCGCAGTCCTTCGGCCTGCTGGTGGACGCGGTCAACGAGGTGCTGGAACTGCCGCCACAGCAGATCGAGGCGCCGCCGGCCTTCGGCAGCGATATCCGCCGCGACCTGCTGCAGGGCATGGGCAAGCTGGAGGATCGGTTGGTGATCCTGCTGGACCGCGCGCGGCTGCTGCGCAGCGACGACATCGTCGAGGCCGGCACAGCGGCGCTGGCGGCGTGAGGCCCGCCACGCCGTGATCCATGCATCACGGAGGCCTCGTTAGGGTGGCCTGAAACGGGCATCCGCCCCAGCGAGGTGCAGACCATGGCAAAAGACGAAACCACCCAGTCCGGCAAGCAGCAGGGCATCCACGAGGGCCGGCAGGACCGTGCCCAGGACGACACCGCCAAGCAGCGACCCGGCCTGGAAGACCAGAAACTGCGCGAGGCGCACGAGCGCGGCCCGCGTTCCGGCCAGGATGAGCCGGGGCAGGGCGCGCAGGACTGAGCGATGTGGCGGCGGGAGCGCAGTGCTCCCGCTTCGCGTCCGTCAGGACGAAGGCGCGGGATTCCCTGCCACACGACACATGGCCGACGTCGCGCGATCGAGCGCATCCAAGTGCAAGACCGGCCAACAAAAAAGGCCAGAAAGCCTGATGGCTGTCTGACCTCGTTTGCACCGTCGAAGACGGCAAGATGGTGGAGCGGAAGGGGATCGAACCCTCGACCTTCGCATTGCGAACGCGACGCTCTCCCAGCTGAGCTACCGCCCCACATCAGGCGCGTAGTGTAACTGGGCACGGGGCCGCGTGCCAAGAGGGCAGTGCAACATCGCCGCGCCGGGGCGGGGGCCGGTCGGGCACCATCGCAAACGCGCTCAGCATGCTGTCTACAGCGCTCGCATGGAGTCGATATACTCGGCGGCCGAAATCTCCCGCAGTGATTTCGTTCCGGACGCAATATACCGTCCGCCTCATACCTTTTTACCTAAAGACAGGTCTTTTACACATGACGGAAGTTCGCAACTTGCAACAGATCGCCGAAGCCAAGGCCAAGCTGCAGGAAGAAATGCGCAAGCTGGAAGAGCAGGAGCGGCAGGCGCGCGAGGGCGAAACCAATGCGGCGCACGCCAATGTGCTGTCGCTGCTGGAGCAGTTCGCCGAGTTCTTCAGCGCCAAGCAGCGCAACGAGATCGCGGCGTACGTGACCAGCGCGGCGCCCAAGCCGGCCAGCAGCAAGTCCGCCGGTGGCCGCAGCGAGGTCAAGCCGAAGTACCAGTTGCCGCATACCGGCGAAACCTGGTCCGGCCGCGGCCGCACCCCGAAGGCGTTCGCCGCCTGGGAAGGCACCGCCGCCTACAACGAGTGGAAGGCGCGCCACCCGGATCTGAAGTTCCCGCTCTTCAAGTACTGAGCGAACGAAAAAGGCCAGGAATTCCTGGCCTTTTTTCATTTCCGATCGCGGCCCGGGCTCACCCGCTCAGCGCGCGGCCGCCAGCAGCGGTTGCAGCCGCGGTTCCAGCTCGCGCCTGCGCCAGCCGGCCAGCGGCTGCGGCCATTGCGCGCTTTCCAGCAGGGCTTCCAGGTGCTTGCGCGAGGCCAGCAGGCCGTCGGGCAGGCCGAGTTCGGCGCTGCGCGCGGCCACCGCGTCCTGCAGCCGCTTCAGCGCGGCCTTGTTGTCGTCGCTGGCGGCCAGCGCCTGCGGCGCGTCGGCTTCGTCGGCCAGCGGCGTGGTCAGCGCCTGCCACAGCGCGTCGCTGAGCTTGCGCGGCGCCTTGGGGTGCTTGTCGAACAGCGCCAGCATGGCCGGCGGGTCCTGCGGCGGGAACCGCGCCAGGGTGGCGGCCAGTTCGTTGTCCAGGATCCAGCTGCGCGGCTTGTCGCTGTGCCGGGCCTGCGCGTCGCGCCAGCGCAACAGACGCAGCAGGCGCAGTTGCGCCGGGCGGTCCATGAACTGCGCCGAGCGCATGCCCAGGTGCGGCCAGCGCTCGCCGTCGTCCTGTTCGACCGTGCCGAGCAGGCGTTCGCCGTCCTCGTGCAGCCAGTCGCTGCGCTCCAGGGTCTGCAGCCGCGCCTGCAGCGCGTCGTGCAGCGCGAACAGGTGGCGCACGTCGTCGGCGGCATATTCGAGTTGCGCCGGCGACAGCGGGCGGCGCAGCCAGTCCGAGCGGGTCTCGCCCTTGGCCAGGTGCACGCCGGTGATCTCCAGCACCAGCTTCTGGTAGCCCATGCCGGCGCCGAGCCCGGCCAGGCCGGCGGCGATCTGGGTGTCGAACAGCGGCCGCGGCAGGGTGCCGCAGGCACACTTGAAGGCGACCAGGTCTTCGCTGGCGCTGTGCATGATCTTGAGGATGCCCGGATCGCTCAGCCACGGCGCCAGTGCCTGCGGCATGCCCGGGATCAGCGGGTCGATCAGCAGGATTTCGTCGCCCACCGCCATCTGCACCAGCGCCAGTTGCGGCCAGTAGGTGCGTTCGCGGACGAATTCGGTGTCCAGGCCGATGCGGGCCGGCCGCTGCGCCAGCCGTTCGCTCAGCTCGGCGGGTTGCTTGATCCAATAAGGCACGTGATTTCCGTTGACTGCAGGGTTTGCTCAGGCAGGCGAGAATAGCCTAACGTCGCTCCGCCGGCCGCACGGCGCGCCGGACGGGATGGCGTCGCAAGGTCCATGGTTCGGAGGAAAAGTGCGCAGCAGCGGCGTTGTGATGGTCTGGAGCATGCTCGCGGCGGCGCTGGTCGGCTGTGCGCGGCAGCCGCCGGCGCCTGCCGCCGAGACCGCGCCTGCGACCGCCACGGCCATTGCCCCGGCGCATTCGACACCGGCCAGGCCGGTGCAGGCGCCCAGCGTCACCATCGGCGGCGAAGATGCGGCCGAGACCGTGGCGCACTGGCAACCGCCGTTGCCGAGCCTCAGCCGCAGCGGCCTGCCGCAGGCACGACGCGAGGCGGCGCGCGCGCTGGCCGAGGATCGCCTGTTCGAGGATGCGCAATCGGCGATACCGCTGTACCTGGCGATCCGCAGCCTGGCGCCGAACGATCGCGCCGCCCAGGACGGCCTGCGCAAGGCGCGGCGGCGGTTGCTGCAGCTCGGCGCGCAGGCGCTGGGCGATCCGGATCTTTCCGAACGCACGCTCGAGCAGGCCACGCGCATCGCGATGGTGGCGCTGTGGCTGGATGCCGACGATCCGGCGGTGCGGCGCCTGCAACAGCGGGTGGAGACCGCCGCGCGGGTACTGGCCTACAACCGCGCCGGCGAGGAAGACCTGCGTGGCGGCCGCCTGGGCGAGGACGGCAACGGCGCCCTGGCCAATTTCCGCGAGGCGCTGCAGCTGGATGCGGACGACGACCGCGCACGCCAGGGCGTGGCGGCGGTGGAGAGCGCGTTGATCCGCCGCGCCGAGACGGCGGCGGCGGCCTCGGATTTCGCCGCCGCCGGCAGCTGGCTGGCACGCGCGGCGCGGGTCCGCGAGGACGCGCCCACGGTGCGCGATGCGCGCGTGCGGGTGGAGCAGGTGCGGGTGGCGCGCATCGCCGCCTTGCGCGATGCCGGCCTGCGCGATCTGGCCACGCCGGCGGGATTGAAGTCGGCGCGCGAGCGCCTGGGCGATGTGCTGCGCATCGCCGATCCCGGCGATCCGGTGGCGGCGATGCTGCGCGAACGCATCGATCTGGCCACCCACTACGGCAGTTTCCGCCCCGGACAGGTATTCACCGACGGCATGCACGACGGCGGGCGCGGCCCGCAGATGATCGTGGTGCCGCACGGCGGCTTCCGCATGGGCGCGGCCGAGAGCGAACCCGGCGCCTCGCCGGCGGAGATGCCGCAGCACTACGTGCGCTTCGACCGCGGCTTCGCCATGTCGATCACCGAAGTCACCGTGGCCGACTTCCGCCGCTTCGTGGAGGCGACCAATGCGCGCCCGCGCGCCACCCGCCGCGGCCATTCCACCGTCTACGACGAGCGCAGCGGCAACTTCGTGCGCCGCAACGGCGTGGACTGGCAGTCCGATTACCAGGGCGCGCGGGCGGCGCCCAACAGTCCGGTGATGCACGTCAGCGTGCGCGACGCCGAGGCCTATGCGGCCTGGCTATCGCAGCAGACCGGGCGCCATTACCGGCTGCCCAGCGAGGCCGAGTTCGAGTACGCCCTGCGCGCCGGCAACCGCGGCCGCTACCCCTGGGGCAATGCCGGCACGCCGCCGCGCGGCAGCGGCAACTTCACCGGCGGCGGCGACGTCTCGCCCAGCGGTCGGCACTGGCGCAACGCCTTCGTCGGCTACACCGACGGCTTCTGGGGGCCGGCCCCGGTCGCCAGTTTTTCTGCCAATGCCTGGGGCCTGCACGACATGGCCGGCAACCTCAGCGAATGGGTCGCCGACTGCTGGCATGCCAGCTACCGGCGCGCACCGGCCGACGGCGCGGCCTGGTACAACCCGGGCTGCCGCTCGCGGGTGGTGCGCGGCGGCAACTGGGCCAACGCGCCCGAGCAGACCCGTGCGGCGTGGCGGCTGATGCAGGATTCGGACAGCACCAGCGCGCGCGTCGGTTTCCGCCTGGTCCGCGGCATTTGACGCCGCCGCGTCGGCGCCGACGCTAGATTGCCTCACCAGTCAGGGAGGGGAGTGGGATGAATGACGTCTTCGGCCGCCAGGGCGGCGAACCGGGCGGCCGCCGTGGGCCGCTGGGTGGGGTGCGCTGGCTGGTGCTGCTGGGCTTTGCGGTCTATGCCGGGTACTACTGGTTCTCCAACCGCAGCGAGGATCCGTATACCGGCGAGCAGGTGCTGATCGACCGCTCGTTGAACGTGGAGGACGAGAAAGCACTCGGCCTGCAGGCCTATCAGGAGATCCTGGCGCAGGAACGGCCGCTGGACCCGCAGGCGCCGCAGGCGCAGCAAGTGCGCGCGATCGCGCAGCGGCTGATCGCCAAGGTCGACGTGGTCGAGGACGCACTGGCGGCCGAGCACGGCATGCAGGCCAAGCATTACGCGCGCGGCTTCGATTGGGACGTCAACGTGATCGAGTCCGAGCAGGCCAACGCGTTCTGCCTGCCCGGCGGCAAGATGGCGGTCTATACCGGCCTGTTCCCGGTCGCCGGCAATGCCGATGCGATGGCGGTGGTGATGGGCCACGAGATCGCGCATGCGCTGCTGCGGCATGGCGCGCAGCGCATGGCCCAGCAGAAGCTGACCCAGATCGGGCAGATGGCCGGCGCCGCCGGCGGCCTGGACCCGCAACAGCAGCAGATGGCGATGGCGGCGATGGGCTACGGCTACCTGCTGCCGTACGCGCGTAGCCATGAGACCCAGGCCGATGAAGTAGGGCTGATGCTGGCCGCGGCGGCCTGTTTCGACCCGCGCGCAGCGGTGCCGCTGTGGCAGCGGATGAGCGAAAGCAGCGGCGGCCAGGCCCCGCCGGAGTTCGCCTCCACCCACCCCAATCCGGGCACCCGCATCCAGAACCTGCAGGCGCTGATGCCCAAGGCGCTGGAGTACCGGCAGCGCTTCTGCGAATCGGCGCGCGGTGCCGCGCAGTGACG
This genomic stretch from Xanthomonas sacchari harbors:
- the rnd gene encoding ribonuclease D; translated protein: MPYWIKQPAELSERLAQRPARIGLDTEFVRERTYWPQLALVQMAVGDEILLIDPLIPGMPQALAPWLSDPGILKIMHSASEDLVAFKCACGTLPRPLFDTQIAAGLAGLGAGMGYQKLVLEITGVHLAKGETRSDWLRRPLSPAQLEYAADDVRHLFALHDALQARLQTLERSDWLHEDGERLLGTVEQDDGERWPHLGMRSAQFMDRPAQLRLLRLLRWRDAQARHSDKPRSWILDNELAATLARFPPQDPPAMLALFDKHPKAPRKLSDALWQALTTPLADEADAPQALAASDDNKAALKRLQDAVAARSAELGLPDGLLASRKHLEALLESAQWPQPLAGWRRRELEPRLQPLLAAAR
- a CDS encoding formylglycine-generating enzyme family protein — its product is MVWSMLAAALVGCARQPPAPAAETAPATATAIAPAHSTPARPVQAPSVTIGGEDAAETVAHWQPPLPSLSRSGLPQARREAARALAEDRLFEDAQSAIPLYLAIRSLAPNDRAAQDGLRKARRRLLQLGAQALGDPDLSERTLEQATRIAMVALWLDADDPAVRRLQQRVETAARVLAYNRAGEEDLRGGRLGEDGNGALANFREALQLDADDDRARQGVAAVESALIRRAETAAAASDFAAAGSWLARAARVREDAPTVRDARVRVEQVRVARIAALRDAGLRDLATPAGLKSARERLGDVLRIADPGDPVAAMLRERIDLATHYGSFRPGQVFTDGMHDGGRGPQMIVVPHGGFRMGAAESEPGASPAEMPQHYVRFDRGFAMSITEVTVADFRRFVEATNARPRATRRGHSTVYDERSGNFVRRNGVDWQSDYQGARAAPNSPVMHVSVRDAEAYAAWLSQQTGRHYRLPSEAEFEYALRAGNRGRYPWGNAGTPPRGSGNFTGGGDVSPSGRHWRNAFVGYTDGFWGPAPVASFSANAWGLHDMAGNLSEWVADCWHASYRRAPADGAAWYNPGCRSRVVRGGNWANAPEQTRAAWRLMQDSDSTSARVGFRLVRGI
- a CDS encoding M48 family metallopeptidase, whose protein sequence is MNDVFGRQGGEPGGRRGPLGGVRWLVLLGFAVYAGYYWFSNRSEDPYTGEQVLIDRSLNVEDEKALGLQAYQEILAQERPLDPQAPQAQQVRAIAQRLIAKVDVVEDALAAEHGMQAKHYARGFDWDVNVIESEQANAFCLPGGKMAVYTGLFPVAGNADAMAVVMGHEIAHALLRHGAQRMAQQKLTQIGQMAGAAGGLDPQQQQMAMAAMGYGYLLPYARSHETQADEVGLMLAAAACFDPRAAVPLWQRMSESSGGQAPPEFASTHPNPGTRIQNLQALMPKALEYRQRFCESARGAAQ